From Anopheles darlingi chromosome 2, idAnoDarlMG_H_01, whole genome shotgun sequence, the proteins below share one genomic window:
- the LOC125952188 gene encoding dynactin subunit 1 isoform X1, whose translation MSERYLKVGQRVEIPVKEVRGTIAYVGMTSFAVGKWVGVVLDEAKGKNNGSIKGQQYFTCDENCGMFVRPTQLIFIDEAGNPLEDAAQTPEEKPRSRLSSAKRATGRVNASSVRSLASVPGSTQTFTAKPTAVRRKSPVKQPQTKRASMTMTLSTSSSRMSLNRSTSSLGSKTQLTSPGSERAGAGQSSIPTPVSSIPTMVKQLDRHEPLHRSHMSPPESLQTSKRASFVETGFVETLKPQFTPGQSITSPSPAPTPAPSSTTEDRIHILQLQQEIEELRKQNGDLNEKLETLKQRRAEDRERLREFDKMMTQYEQLVEFKSKIMDAHSQLQRELQRAKQEAKDAIEARELHSEEMAELAENVEMITLDKEMAEEKAETLVLELDAAKERIEELTLDLEILKTEMQEKFSSGGSGAGGADGVAASTYEFKQMEQQNVRLRETLVRLRDLSAHEKHEIQKLEKELETKKSEVAELQRTKEKLSTKIDELEAQLGDLQEQVDAALGAEEMVEQLAEKKMELEDRVKALEEEVAELEALEEVHEQLVESNHELEMDMREELDLAHAAKREAAREKEAALETIVDRDQTILKFRELVQRLNDQCQELRDRVNQESNKQLQQQQAKDTALITETIDFKQMFAESKAFTRAIDLQLRQIELTQANEHVRYLSAFMPDVFMARGGDHDAILVILLVSRLVFKSGIIVSQARERFSNVPQIDRAAVLGGHEVAQFGFRSRLLHHVHNLQSIMHQFLYSMTGCKADTLLKIGAALPEMQAQEKMVDEIIDLLKANQLDENSSTDNLEKCVTFFNAMYVVLLTGEDLVNETQIVRDCTASIAAACDSIANDANIIKILIKPGDETSDSGLLLQYILQNVENVRQQLKLIKRRLPQDVAITKCNLSMNTLRNLKQTAEALNKVMSVMFYAGRQCLQLATVDPDTETSVPHEKLWEILSGGCEKIYEQDDLGPSQNIRPVLSGTSTDMGQLAQYLLDHEYEIISATNAAKPEEKPTAPIIVRAQAVKKQLEETKTLTATLENREAEIRQLKLAAKLKQNELSEMQIRKDLAEKKLSVLQQDHESNTTRLQKQLEEVQTLLAQKEKEFEETMDHLQSDIDSLESEKSSLRDKLKSFSSRKVDLKTTTALDISASSPYIAQELSLLKRAFKDERSERLKVQANEYRKILEGLEPLHVPQPNDKRIQELEQEITRVKHDYIMSMVRGAELPATRTVHGNVAKTIIDHENRQKQQQTQLRAKAEQLANEVMHEYLQRKPHRAAKADFAAFPSNEVSAAFRMNLKV comes from the exons ATGTCGGAACGATACCTAAAAGTTGGCCAGCGGGTGGAGATCCCCGTGAAGGAGGTCCGCGGTACGATCGCCTACGTCGGCATGACCTCGTTCGCCGTCGGCAAGTGGGTCGGTGTGGTTCTGGATGAGGCGAAGGGCAAGAACAACGGATCGATAAAAGGCCAGCAGTACTTTACG TGCGATGAAAACTGCGGGATGTTTGTGCGACCAACGCAGCTCATTTTTATCGATGAAGCGGGGAATCCTTTGGAAGATGCCGCTCAGACACCGGAGGAGAAACCTCGTTCCCGGCTAAGCAG TGCCAAGCGTGCTACTGGTCGAGTAAA CGCGAGCTCTGTGCGATCATTGGCGTCGGTGCCAGGCTCGACACAGACGTTTACCGCGAAACCTACAGC AGTGCGCCGGAAATCACCGGTGAAGCAGCCGCAAACGAAACGGGCTTCGATGACCATGACACTGTCAACTTCCAG CTCGCGGATGTCCCTCAATCGTAGCACCAGCTCGCTAGGTTCCAAAACGCAGCTAACCTCACCGGGCAGTGAGCGTGCAGGAGCCGGTCAATCGTCAATTCCAACTCCGGTCTCATCGATTCCGACGATGGTGAAACagctcgatcgtcacgaaCCACTGCATCGATCGCACATGAGCCCACCGGAATCACTGCAAACATCAAAGCGTGCGTCCTTCGTCGAGACAGGTTTCGTTGAGACGCTGAAACCACAGTTCACTCCGGGTCAATCCATCACCTCGCCCtcaccggcaccaacaccgGCTCCATCCTCAACCACCGAGGATCGTATTCACattttgcagctgcagcaagagATCGAAGAGCTGCGCAAGCAGAACGGTGATTTGAATGAGAAGCTGGAAACGCTCAAACAGCGCCGTGCCGAGGATCGCGAGCGGTTACGTGAATTCGACAAGATGATGACCCAGTACGAGCAGCTGGTCGAGTTCAAGAGCAAGATCATGGACGCACACTCGCAATTGCAACGAGAGCTGCAGCGCGCCAAACAGGAAGCGAAGGATGCGATCGAAGCGCGCGAACTACACAGCGAGGAGATGGCCGAGCTGGCGGAGAACGTTGAAATGATCACGCTCGATAAGGAGATGGCAGAAGAGAAGGCGGAAACGCTAGTGCTCGAGCTGGATGCGGCCAAGGAGCGCATCGAAGAGCTGACGCTCGATCTCGAGATCTTGAAGACGGAAATGCAGGAAAAGTTTAGTTCGGGTGGCAgcggcgctggtggtgctgatggtgttgctgcctCGACATACGAGTTCAAGCAGATGGAGCAACAGAATGTGAGGCTGCGAGAGACGCTCGTTCGGCTGCGAGATCTTTCCGCTCACGAGAAGCACGAAATCCAGAAGCTGGAGAAAGAGCTCGAAACGAAAAAGTCCGAAGTGGCCGAACTACAGCGGACGAAAGAGAAGCTTTCGACCAAAATTGATGAACTGGAAGCGCAGCTCGGTGATCTGCAGGAGCAGGTCGATGCGGCCCTTGGGGCAGAAGAGATGGTAGAGCAGCTGGCCGAAAAGAAGATGGAGCTAGAGGACCGCGTGAAGGCACTAGAGGAAGAGGTGGCCGAGCTGGAGGCTCTGGAGGAGGTACACGAGCAGCTGGTCGAGAGTAACCACGAGCTGGAGATGGATATGCGCGAGGAGCTGGATCTAGCACATGCCGCCAAGCGTGAAGCGGCTCGCGAGAAAGAAGCTGCCCTCgagacgatcgtcgatcgcgaTCAAACCATTTTGAAGTTCCGTGAACTCGTCCAACGGCTCAACGATCAGTGTCAGGAGTTGCGCGATCGGGTGAACCAGGAATCGAACaaacaactgcagcaacagcaagccaAGGATACGGCCCTCATCACGGAGACGATCGATTTCAAGCAAATGTTTGCCGAATCGAAGGCTTTTACGCGTGCGATCGATCTTCAGCTGCGGCAGATTGAGCTGacgcaagcgaacgaacacgTGCGCTATCTGTCCGCTTTCATGCCGGACGTCTTTATGGCCCGCGGTGGTGATCATGATGCGATCTTGGTGATCCTTCTTGTCTCGCGACTCGTTTTTAAATCGGGCATCATCGTTAGCCAGGCGCGGGAACGGTTCTCGAACGTTCCTCAGATCGATCGGGCCGCTGTCCTGGGTGGACATGAGGTAGCCCAGTTCGGTTTCCGTTCACGGTTGCTACATCACGTGCACAACCTCCAGAGCATCATGCATCAGTTCCTGTACAGTATGACGGGCTGTAAAGCGGACACGTTACTGAAGATTGGTGCCGCGCTGCCGGAGATGCAGGCCCAGGAGAAGATGGTCGATGAGATCATCGATCTGCTCAAGGCGAACCAACTCGACGAAAACTCTTCCACCGACA ATCTCGAGAAGTGCGTAACGTTCTTTAACGCAATGTACGTAGTATTGCTGACCGGTGAGGACTTGGTCAATGAAACGCAGATCGTGCGCGATTGTACGGCTTCGATCGCCGCCGCTTGCGATTCGATCGCAAACGATGCTAACATTATAAAGATTCTCATCAAGCCTGGCGATGAAACAAGCGACTCCGGGCTGCTACTGCAGTACATTCTTCAAAATGTTGAGAACGTTCGGCAGCAGCTTAAGCTTATCAAGCGTCGACTACCGCAGGATGTGGCCATTACCAAGTGCAACCTCTCGATGAACACGCTACGCAACTTGAAGCAAACCGCAGAAGCGCTGAACAAGGTGATGAGCGTCATGTTCTACGCCGGTCGACAATGTTTGCAACTCGCGACGGTTGATCCCGATACGGAAACGTCCGTACCACATGAAAAACTGTGGGAAATTCTATCGGGCGGATGTGAGAAGATCTACGAACAGGATGATCTTGGTCCATCGCAAAATATTCGACCGGTGCTgagcggcaccagcaccgacatGGGTCAGCTGGCCCAGTACCTGCTCGATCACGAGTACGAAATCATTTCGGCCACAAATGCTGCCAAACCGGAGGAGAAACCTACCGCTCCCATCATCGTGCGTGCGCAGGCTGTTAAGAAGCAACTGGAGGAAACGAAAACGTTGACCGCAACACTCGAGAACCGGGAAGCGGAAATCCGACAGCTCAAACTGGCGGCAAAACTGAAGCAGAACGAACTATCGGAGATGCAGATCCGCAAGGACTTGGCCGAGAAAAAGCTATCGGTGTTACAGCAGGACCACGAATCCAACACCACACGCCTCCAGAAGCAGCTGGAAGAAGTGCAAACTCTGCTCGCACA GAAAGAGAAGGAATTCGAGGAAACCATGGATCACCTGCAGAGCGATATCGATTCGCTGGAGAGCGAAAAGAGCAGTCTGCGAGACAAGCTAAAGTCGTTCAGTTCACGCAAGGTGGACctcaagacgacgacggcactgGACATTTCTGCCAGCTCGCCATACATTGCCCAGGAGCTCTCGTTGCTGAAGCGCGCCTTCAAAGATGAACGTAGCGAGCGGCTGAAGGTACAGGCGAACGAGTATCGTAAGATCCTAGAAGGCCTTGAACCGTTACACGTACCTCAGCCGAACGACAAGCGTATCCAGGAGCTGGAGCAGGAGATTACGCGCGTAAAGCACGACTACATCATGTCAATGGTGCGTGGTGCGGAACTGCCGGCTACTCGCACGGTTCATGGTAACGTGGCAaaaacgatcatcgatcacgaGAACCgacaaaagcagcagcagacgcagctGCGTGCCAAGGCAGAACAGCTGGCCAATGAAGTTATGCACGAGTATCTCCAGCGCAAACCGCACCGGGCGGCCAAAGCCGATTTTGCGGCCTTCCCGTCGAACGAAGTGTCAGCCGCTTTCCGGATGAACCTTAAAGTTTAA
- the LOC125952188 gene encoding dynactin subunit 1 isoform X3: MSERYLKVGQRVEIPVKEVRGTIAYVGMTSFAVGKWVGVVLDEAKGKNNGSIKGQQYFTCDENCGMFVRPTQLIFIDEAGNPLEDAAQTPEEKPRSRLSSAKRATGRVNASSVRSLASVPGSTQTFTAKPTASRMSLNRSTSSLGSKTQLTSPGSERAGAGQSSIPTPVSSIPTMVKQLDRHEPLHRSHMSPPESLQTSKRASFVETGFVETLKPQFTPGQSITSPSPAPTPAPSSTTEDRIHILQLQQEIEELRKQNGDLNEKLETLKQRRAEDRERLREFDKMMTQYEQLVEFKSKIMDAHSQLQRELQRAKQEAKDAIEARELHSEEMAELAENVEMITLDKEMAEEKAETLVLELDAAKERIEELTLDLEILKTEMQEKFSSGGSGAGGADGVAASTYEFKQMEQQNVRLRETLVRLRDLSAHEKHEIQKLEKELETKKSEVAELQRTKEKLSTKIDELEAQLGDLQEQVDAALGAEEMVEQLAEKKMELEDRVKALEEEVAELEALEEVHEQLVESNHELEMDMREELDLAHAAKREAAREKEAALETIVDRDQTILKFRELVQRLNDQCQELRDRVNQESNKQLQQQQAKDTALITETIDFKQMFAESKAFTRAIDLQLRQIELTQANEHVRYLSAFMPDVFMARGGDHDAILVILLVSRLVFKSGIIVSQARERFSNVPQIDRAAVLGGHEVAQFGFRSRLLHHVHNLQSIMHQFLYSMTGCKADTLLKIGAALPEMQAQEKMVDEIIDLLKANQLDENSSTDNLEKCVTFFNAMYVVLLTGEDLVNETQIVRDCTASIAAACDSIANDANIIKILIKPGDETSDSGLLLQYILQNVENVRQQLKLIKRRLPQDVAITKCNLSMNTLRNLKQTAEALNKVMSVMFYAGRQCLQLATVDPDTETSVPHEKLWEILSGGCEKIYEQDDLGPSQNIRPVLSGTSTDMGQLAQYLLDHEYEIISATNAAKPEEKPTAPIIVRAQAVKKQLEETKTLTATLENREAEIRQLKLAAKLKQNELSEMQIRKDLAEKKLSVLQQDHESNTTRLQKQLEEVQTLLAQKEKEFEETMDHLQSDIDSLESEKSSLRDKLKSFSSRKVDLKTTTALDISASSPYIAQELSLLKRAFKDERSERLKVQANEYRKILEGLEPLHVPQPNDKRIQELEQEITRVKHDYIMSMVRGAELPATRTVHGNVAKTIIDHENRQKQQQTQLRAKAEQLANEVMHEYLQRKPHRAAKADFAAFPSNEVSAAFRMNLKV, encoded by the exons ATGTCGGAACGATACCTAAAAGTTGGCCAGCGGGTGGAGATCCCCGTGAAGGAGGTCCGCGGTACGATCGCCTACGTCGGCATGACCTCGTTCGCCGTCGGCAAGTGGGTCGGTGTGGTTCTGGATGAGGCGAAGGGCAAGAACAACGGATCGATAAAAGGCCAGCAGTACTTTACG TGCGATGAAAACTGCGGGATGTTTGTGCGACCAACGCAGCTCATTTTTATCGATGAAGCGGGGAATCCTTTGGAAGATGCCGCTCAGACACCGGAGGAGAAACCTCGTTCCCGGCTAAGCAG TGCCAAGCGTGCTACTGGTCGAGTAAA CGCGAGCTCTGTGCGATCATTGGCGTCGGTGCCAGGCTCGACACAGACGTTTACCGCGAAACCTACAGC CTCGCGGATGTCCCTCAATCGTAGCACCAGCTCGCTAGGTTCCAAAACGCAGCTAACCTCACCGGGCAGTGAGCGTGCAGGAGCCGGTCAATCGTCAATTCCAACTCCGGTCTCATCGATTCCGACGATGGTGAAACagctcgatcgtcacgaaCCACTGCATCGATCGCACATGAGCCCACCGGAATCACTGCAAACATCAAAGCGTGCGTCCTTCGTCGAGACAGGTTTCGTTGAGACGCTGAAACCACAGTTCACTCCGGGTCAATCCATCACCTCGCCCtcaccggcaccaacaccgGCTCCATCCTCAACCACCGAGGATCGTATTCACattttgcagctgcagcaagagATCGAAGAGCTGCGCAAGCAGAACGGTGATTTGAATGAGAAGCTGGAAACGCTCAAACAGCGCCGTGCCGAGGATCGCGAGCGGTTACGTGAATTCGACAAGATGATGACCCAGTACGAGCAGCTGGTCGAGTTCAAGAGCAAGATCATGGACGCACACTCGCAATTGCAACGAGAGCTGCAGCGCGCCAAACAGGAAGCGAAGGATGCGATCGAAGCGCGCGAACTACACAGCGAGGAGATGGCCGAGCTGGCGGAGAACGTTGAAATGATCACGCTCGATAAGGAGATGGCAGAAGAGAAGGCGGAAACGCTAGTGCTCGAGCTGGATGCGGCCAAGGAGCGCATCGAAGAGCTGACGCTCGATCTCGAGATCTTGAAGACGGAAATGCAGGAAAAGTTTAGTTCGGGTGGCAgcggcgctggtggtgctgatggtgttgctgcctCGACATACGAGTTCAAGCAGATGGAGCAACAGAATGTGAGGCTGCGAGAGACGCTCGTTCGGCTGCGAGATCTTTCCGCTCACGAGAAGCACGAAATCCAGAAGCTGGAGAAAGAGCTCGAAACGAAAAAGTCCGAAGTGGCCGAACTACAGCGGACGAAAGAGAAGCTTTCGACCAAAATTGATGAACTGGAAGCGCAGCTCGGTGATCTGCAGGAGCAGGTCGATGCGGCCCTTGGGGCAGAAGAGATGGTAGAGCAGCTGGCCGAAAAGAAGATGGAGCTAGAGGACCGCGTGAAGGCACTAGAGGAAGAGGTGGCCGAGCTGGAGGCTCTGGAGGAGGTACACGAGCAGCTGGTCGAGAGTAACCACGAGCTGGAGATGGATATGCGCGAGGAGCTGGATCTAGCACATGCCGCCAAGCGTGAAGCGGCTCGCGAGAAAGAAGCTGCCCTCgagacgatcgtcgatcgcgaTCAAACCATTTTGAAGTTCCGTGAACTCGTCCAACGGCTCAACGATCAGTGTCAGGAGTTGCGCGATCGGGTGAACCAGGAATCGAACaaacaactgcagcaacagcaagccaAGGATACGGCCCTCATCACGGAGACGATCGATTTCAAGCAAATGTTTGCCGAATCGAAGGCTTTTACGCGTGCGATCGATCTTCAGCTGCGGCAGATTGAGCTGacgcaagcgaacgaacacgTGCGCTATCTGTCCGCTTTCATGCCGGACGTCTTTATGGCCCGCGGTGGTGATCATGATGCGATCTTGGTGATCCTTCTTGTCTCGCGACTCGTTTTTAAATCGGGCATCATCGTTAGCCAGGCGCGGGAACGGTTCTCGAACGTTCCTCAGATCGATCGGGCCGCTGTCCTGGGTGGACATGAGGTAGCCCAGTTCGGTTTCCGTTCACGGTTGCTACATCACGTGCACAACCTCCAGAGCATCATGCATCAGTTCCTGTACAGTATGACGGGCTGTAAAGCGGACACGTTACTGAAGATTGGTGCCGCGCTGCCGGAGATGCAGGCCCAGGAGAAGATGGTCGATGAGATCATCGATCTGCTCAAGGCGAACCAACTCGACGAAAACTCTTCCACCGACA ATCTCGAGAAGTGCGTAACGTTCTTTAACGCAATGTACGTAGTATTGCTGACCGGTGAGGACTTGGTCAATGAAACGCAGATCGTGCGCGATTGTACGGCTTCGATCGCCGCCGCTTGCGATTCGATCGCAAACGATGCTAACATTATAAAGATTCTCATCAAGCCTGGCGATGAAACAAGCGACTCCGGGCTGCTACTGCAGTACATTCTTCAAAATGTTGAGAACGTTCGGCAGCAGCTTAAGCTTATCAAGCGTCGACTACCGCAGGATGTGGCCATTACCAAGTGCAACCTCTCGATGAACACGCTACGCAACTTGAAGCAAACCGCAGAAGCGCTGAACAAGGTGATGAGCGTCATGTTCTACGCCGGTCGACAATGTTTGCAACTCGCGACGGTTGATCCCGATACGGAAACGTCCGTACCACATGAAAAACTGTGGGAAATTCTATCGGGCGGATGTGAGAAGATCTACGAACAGGATGATCTTGGTCCATCGCAAAATATTCGACCGGTGCTgagcggcaccagcaccgacatGGGTCAGCTGGCCCAGTACCTGCTCGATCACGAGTACGAAATCATTTCGGCCACAAATGCTGCCAAACCGGAGGAGAAACCTACCGCTCCCATCATCGTGCGTGCGCAGGCTGTTAAGAAGCAACTGGAGGAAACGAAAACGTTGACCGCAACACTCGAGAACCGGGAAGCGGAAATCCGACAGCTCAAACTGGCGGCAAAACTGAAGCAGAACGAACTATCGGAGATGCAGATCCGCAAGGACTTGGCCGAGAAAAAGCTATCGGTGTTACAGCAGGACCACGAATCCAACACCACACGCCTCCAGAAGCAGCTGGAAGAAGTGCAAACTCTGCTCGCACA GAAAGAGAAGGAATTCGAGGAAACCATGGATCACCTGCAGAGCGATATCGATTCGCTGGAGAGCGAAAAGAGCAGTCTGCGAGACAAGCTAAAGTCGTTCAGTTCACGCAAGGTGGACctcaagacgacgacggcactgGACATTTCTGCCAGCTCGCCATACATTGCCCAGGAGCTCTCGTTGCTGAAGCGCGCCTTCAAAGATGAACGTAGCGAGCGGCTGAAGGTACAGGCGAACGAGTATCGTAAGATCCTAGAAGGCCTTGAACCGTTACACGTACCTCAGCCGAACGACAAGCGTATCCAGGAGCTGGAGCAGGAGATTACGCGCGTAAAGCACGACTACATCATGTCAATGGTGCGTGGTGCGGAACTGCCGGCTACTCGCACGGTTCATGGTAACGTGGCAaaaacgatcatcgatcacgaGAACCgacaaaagcagcagcagacgcagctGCGTGCCAAGGCAGAACAGCTGGCCAATGAAGTTATGCACGAGTATCTCCAGCGCAAACCGCACCGGGCGGCCAAAGCCGATTTTGCGGCCTTCCCGTCGAACGAAGTGTCAGCCGCTTTCCGGATGAACCTTAAAGTTTAA